Proteins from a single region of Luteolibacter sp. Y139:
- a CDS encoding GNAT family N-acetyltransferase: MRPLNPGEVDAVAELIHRSTNEWYKKSLGREIFSGRPRDCRIFPETYESLDPGCGLVVELEGKLAGVCFYHPRETHVGLGIMAVAPEFSRQGIAHMLLAKVIIEAGKLPIRLISSAMNLDSYSLYTRAGFGPVMVYQDMHLPTDAPLPPLTATSGTVRVATTADLFPMVDLEENLSGIRRAKDLAHFIQNQGGHWHTMVHRDTSGKIDGWLASVDHAGCRMIGPGVMADDMVALALLHAQLAVPRGGYPIFLVPTHESDMIAELYRWGARNLELHFTQVRGPYSQPAGLVMPSFLPESS; the protein is encoded by the coding sequence GTGCGCCCTTTAAACCCCGGCGAGGTGGATGCTGTTGCAGAGCTGATCCACCGCTCCACCAATGAATGGTACAAAAAATCCCTCGGACGCGAAATTTTCAGCGGCCGGCCCCGCGATTGCCGGATTTTCCCCGAGACCTACGAGTCCCTCGACCCCGGCTGCGGCCTGGTCGTCGAGCTGGAGGGAAAACTCGCCGGCGTCTGCTTCTACCACCCGCGCGAAACCCACGTCGGCCTCGGAATCATGGCCGTCGCCCCGGAATTCTCCCGGCAAGGGATCGCCCACATGCTCTTGGCAAAGGTCATCATCGAGGCCGGCAAGCTGCCGATCCGCCTGATCTCCAGCGCCATGAACCTCGACTCCTACTCCCTCTACACACGGGCGGGATTCGGTCCGGTCATGGTCTATCAGGACATGCACCTCCCCACCGACGCCCCGCTGCCGCCGCTGACCGCTACCAGCGGCACCGTCCGGGTCGCGACCACCGCCGATCTCTTCCCGATGGTGGACCTGGAGGAAAACCTCTCCGGCATCCGCCGCGCCAAGGACCTCGCCCATTTCATCCAGAATCAGGGCGGCCACTGGCACACCATGGTCCATCGCGACACCTCGGGGAAAATCGATGGCTGGCTCGCCTCCGTCGATCACGCCGGCTGCCGCATGATCGGCCCCGGCGTCATGGCAGATGACATGGTCGCCCTCGCCCTGCTCCACGCCCAGCTCGCCGTCCCGCGCGGCGGCTACCCCATCTTCCTAGTGCCGACCCACGAGTCCGACATGATCGCCGAACTCTACCGCTGGGGCGCCCGGAACCTGGAACTCCACTTCACCCAAGTCCGCGGACCCTACTCGCAACCCGCAGGCCTGGTCATGCCCAGCTTCCTGCCGGAGAGCAGCTAA